One window of Brevibacterium pigmentatum genomic DNA carries:
- a CDS encoding N-acetylneuraminate synthase family protein, whose amino-acid sequence MTDQLAPVAIGEHLVGPNQPVYMIGEIGINHNGDVDIAKQLMDVAVTAGAQAVKFQKRNPEVAVPEHQKSKMRSTPWGEMTYIDYKHRVEFGIDEYTEIDRYAKEVGLQWFASPWDTDSVDFLENEFDALTYKVASASLTDFELLRAIAATGKPVLCSSGMSDWETLDRAVEVFDRDKLVLMHATSTYPLPPEEVNLKAIPAMRERYGVPVGYSGHELGLEISFAAAALGAVTIERHITLDSSMWGSDQSASMEPREFASLVKGVRVLETAFGDGQKRVMPGEESKIDSLRKVTA is encoded by the coding sequence ATGACTGATCAACTCGCCCCCGTGGCCATCGGAGAACACCTCGTCGGCCCGAACCAGCCCGTGTACATGATCGGTGAGATCGGCATCAACCACAACGGAGACGTCGACATCGCCAAGCAGCTCATGGACGTCGCCGTCACCGCCGGCGCCCAGGCTGTGAAGTTCCAGAAGCGCAACCCCGAGGTGGCCGTCCCCGAACACCAGAAGTCGAAGATGCGCTCGACCCCGTGGGGCGAGATGACCTACATCGACTACAAGCACCGCGTCGAGTTCGGCATCGACGAATACACCGAGATCGACCGCTACGCGAAGGAAGTCGGACTGCAGTGGTTCGCCTCCCCGTGGGACACCGACTCCGTCGACTTCCTCGAGAACGAGTTCGACGCCCTGACCTACAAGGTCGCTTCGGCCTCGCTGACGGACTTCGAGCTGCTGCGCGCGATCGCCGCCACCGGCAAGCCCGTCCTGTGCTCCTCGGGCATGTCCGATTGGGAGACCCTCGACCGGGCCGTCGAGGTCTTCGACCGTGACAAGCTCGTGCTCATGCACGCCACCTCGACCTACCCGCTGCCGCCCGAAGAGGTCAACCTCAAGGCGATTCCGGCTATGCGCGAACGCTACGGAGTCCCGGTCGGCTACTCCGGCCACGAGCTCGGCCTCGAGATCTCCTTCGCCGCCGCCGCTCTGGGTGCTGTGACCATCGAACGTCACATCACGCTCGACTCCTCGATGTGGGGATCCGACCAGTCCGCATCGATGGAACCGCGCGAGTTCGCCTCCCTCGTCAAGGGCGTCCGCGTCCTCGAAACCGCATTCGGCGACGGGCAGAAGCGCGTCATGCCGGGCGAGGAATCGAAGATCGACTCGCTGCGCAAGGTCACGGCCTGA
- a CDS encoding dolichyl-phosphate-mannose--protein mannosyltransferase: protein MTHTADSPAPTRRIARERLARKREKVRAGAATMRRETFHAGMWATRAPLWMWPTLLVITGIGATLRLFRLDFPHRLIFDETYYVKDGYSVINFGYERSWPENADDSFNAGDPSVIEPTPEYVVHPPLGKWLIGWGIDLFGADDSFGWRFTVAIIGTLTIFLLGVIAWKLFRSAFFACVAAGLLAIDGEHFVHSRTSLLDIVLMAFVLLAFFFILLDREQVTKRLATWTRSTTNPSPPSTPTEAAPAPTPNLTEAAPTPTSSPTEAAASAPSDPNEIPRTFPPALTESISSTAPVTEAAPPTAAARRRHRAKSRDVINFGPRLGVRPWIFAAGISLGLAAGVKWSGLYALAAFGILLVLWDVHSRYRAGVVHPWLGMFIRDSIPSFFKLVPIAVVTYLACWTGWIRSDGAWDRQWAAENFGWWRALPEWLDWLPSLAHYHYTAYSFHVGLDSEHPYMSNPWGWIVQWRPTSFYYESYDKGDMGCMAAKCSSAITSVGNPVIWGLAALAVLVCLIVWIIRRDVRPAVILAGLAATWLPWFAYQERTIFTFYTIVMVPFVVLAVTYCLTLVWGRVPAGGRAAVTGQAAAHQVGSPSVPSASAAERMAAGPVKKQRFARISAALFARRLSVGLVLVAAILAFAYFWPIYTGEVIPFSAWNNRMWNITWR from the coding sequence ATGACACACACCGCAGACTCCCCGGCCCCCACCAGGCGCATCGCCCGCGAGCGCCTGGCGAGGAAACGCGAAAAGGTGCGTGCCGGCGCCGCTACGATGCGCCGCGAAACCTTCCACGCCGGCATGTGGGCCACCCGCGCACCGCTGTGGATGTGGCCCACGCTGCTCGTCATCACCGGAATCGGCGCGACCCTGCGCCTCTTCCGCCTCGACTTCCCGCATCGCCTGATCTTCGACGAGACCTACTACGTCAAGGACGGCTACTCGGTCATCAACTTCGGGTACGAACGCTCCTGGCCCGAGAACGCCGACGACTCCTTCAACGCCGGCGACCCCAGCGTCATCGAGCCCACCCCCGAATACGTCGTCCATCCACCCCTGGGCAAATGGCTCATCGGGTGGGGCATCGACCTCTTCGGCGCCGACGATTCGTTCGGCTGGCGCTTCACCGTGGCAATCATCGGCACCCTGACGATCTTCCTCCTCGGCGTCATCGCCTGGAAGCTCTTCCGCTCGGCGTTCTTCGCCTGCGTCGCCGCCGGCCTCCTCGCCATCGACGGCGAGCACTTCGTCCATTCCCGCACGAGCCTGCTCGACATCGTGCTCATGGCCTTCGTCCTCCTCGCCTTCTTCTTCATCCTCCTCGACCGCGAGCAGGTGACGAAACGCTTGGCCACCTGGACCCGATCGACGACGAATCCCTCGCCCCCATCCACTCCCACCGAGGCGGCACCAGCTCCCACACCGAACCTCACCGAGGCGGCGCCGACGCCCACGTCGTCCCCCACCGAGGCGGCCGCCTCCGCCCCTTCCGACCCCAATGAGATCCCCCGAACCTTCCCGCCCGCACTCACCGAGTCGATTTCCTCAACGGCCCCTGTCACCGAGGCGGCCCCGCCCACCGCGGCAGCCCGACGTCGGCATCGGGCCAAATCCAGGGACGTGATCAACTTCGGGCCCCGCCTCGGCGTGCGTCCCTGGATCTTCGCGGCAGGGATCAGCCTCGGCCTGGCTGCGGGAGTGAAGTGGTCGGGTCTGTATGCATTGGCGGCGTTCGGGATTCTGCTCGTTCTGTGGGATGTGCATTCGCGGTATCGGGCCGGGGTCGTGCATCCGTGGCTGGGCATGTTCATCCGCGACAGCATCCCGTCGTTCTTCAAACTCGTGCCGATCGCGGTCGTGACCTATCTGGCGTGCTGGACCGGGTGGATCCGGTCGGACGGTGCGTGGGACCGGCAGTGGGCGGCTGAGAATTTCGGCTGGTGGCGTGCACTGCCGGAGTGGTTGGACTGGCTGCCGTCGCTGGCGCACTACCACTACACGGCGTATTCGTTCCACGTCGGACTGGACTCGGAGCATCCGTACATGTCGAACCCGTGGGGTTGGATCGTGCAGTGGCGGCCGACGTCGTTCTACTACGAGTCCTACGACAAGGGCGATATGGGGTGCATGGCCGCGAAGTGCTCCTCGGCGATCACCTCGGTGGGCAATCCTGTGATCTGGGGCTTGGCCGCCTTGGCGGTGCTCGTCTGCCTCATCGTGTGGATCATCCGCCGAGACGTCCGCCCCGCCGTCATCCTCGCCGGCCTGGCAGCGACCTGGCTGCCATGGTTCGCCTACCAGGAGCGGACGATCTTCACTTTCTACACCATCGTCATGGTGCCCTTCGTGGTGCTCGCGGTGACGTACTGCCTGACTCTCGTCTGGGGACGGGTGCCTGCGGGTGGGCGGGCGGCTGTCACCGGGCAAGCGGCCGCGCACCAGGTCGGTTCGCCGTCGGTGCCGTCAGCTTCGGCCGCTGAGCGAATGGCGGCAGGGCCGGTGAAGAAGCAGCGTTTCGCCCGGATCTCGGCGGCGCTGTTCGCCAGGCGGCTGAGCGTCGGCCTCGTCCTCGTCGCAGCCATCCTCGCCTTCGCCTACTTCTGGCCCATCTACACCGGCGAGGTCATCCCGTTCTCGGCCTGGAACAACCGCATGTGGAACATCACCTGGCGCTGA
- a CDS encoding acylneuraminate cytidylyltransferase, with amino-acid sequence MKPDARTTVAANEAAESTSPTPHRTVAIIPARGGSKGIPLKNLQKVAGISLLARAINAAQASPSIDRVIVSTDHDGIAAEAVRAGAEVAHRPAEIAGDTATSESALIHTLSTLDEDFDITVFMQCTSPFIDSASIENAVRTVRDDDADVVFSAVEDHSFLWRLDDDTQAVAVGHEASFRPRRQDRAKHFNETGAFYVMRTSGLIEHEHRFFGRIGIEEVPPEHAREIDDMSDLTLVRAIASKQETAQVIDVDALVTDFDGVHTDDGAYVDEDGNEQVRVHRGDGMGVSRLVKSGVPMMILSKERNPVVTRRAEKLGVDVAQGIDNKASILDAWITANDLDPARVAYVGNDINDLEAFDVVGWPIAVADAHPRVLAAARVILDRPGGRGAVREVCDLIPIPAEAAEPLPNPTLTSLRSPTGHPSTLAGHQSEHLAGHQSAAMSGHASAFPDDQPSVPRHQPQFTHRAEISRANRKQVS; translated from the coding sequence ATGAAGCCGGATGCGCGCACCACCGTGGCCGCAAATGAGGCGGCAGAAAGCACCTCCCCCACTCCCCACCGCACCGTCGCGATCATCCCCGCGCGCGGAGGATCCAAGGGCATCCCGCTGAAGAACCTGCAGAAGGTTGCGGGAATCTCGCTGCTGGCCCGCGCCATCAACGCCGCCCAGGCCAGCCCCAGCATCGACCGTGTGATCGTCTCGACCGACCACGACGGAATCGCAGCCGAAGCCGTCCGCGCCGGCGCCGAGGTGGCCCACCGTCCCGCCGAGATCGCCGGAGACACCGCAACCAGCGAATCCGCACTCATCCACACCCTGTCGACCCTCGACGAGGACTTCGACATCACCGTGTTCATGCAGTGCACCTCCCCGTTCATCGACTCCGCCTCGATCGAAAACGCAGTGCGCACGGTCCGTGACGACGACGCCGACGTCGTCTTCTCCGCCGTCGAAGACCACTCCTTCCTGTGGCGCCTCGACGACGACACCCAGGCTGTGGCCGTCGGACACGAAGCCAGCTTCCGCCCGCGCCGCCAGGACCGCGCCAAGCACTTCAACGAAACCGGCGCCTTCTACGTCATGCGCACCTCCGGCCTCATCGAGCACGAGCACCGCTTCTTCGGCCGCATCGGCATCGAGGAGGTCCCGCCCGAGCACGCCCGCGAGATCGACGACATGTCCGACCTCACCCTCGTCCGCGCCATCGCCTCGAAGCAGGAGACCGCGCAGGTCATCGACGTCGACGCCCTGGTCACCGACTTCGACGGCGTCCACACCGACGACGGTGCCTACGTCGACGAGGACGGAAACGAACAGGTCCGCGTCCACCGCGGCGACGGCATGGGCGTCTCGCGCCTCGTGAAGTCCGGCGTGCCCATGATGATCCTGTCGAAGGAACGCAACCCGGTCGTCACCCGCCGTGCGGAGAAGCTGGGCGTCGACGTCGCCCAGGGCATCGACAACAAGGCGAGCATCCTCGACGCGTGGATCACCGCCAACGACCTCGACCCGGCCCGCGTGGCCTACGTCGGCAACGACATCAACGACCTCGAGGCCTTCGACGTCGTCGGTTGGCCCATCGCCGTCGCCGACGCCCACCCGCGGGTCCTCGCTGCCGCCCGCGTCATCCTCGATCGGCCCGGCGGACGGGGTGCGGTGCGTGAGGTCTGCGACCTCATCCCGATCCCCGCCGAGGCGGCCGAACCACTTCCGAATCCGACGCTGACCTCACTGCGGTCGCCCACCGGACACCCATCGACCTTGGCAGGCCACCAGTCAGAACATCTGGCCGGCCACCAGTCGGCGGCCATGTCCGGCCACGCGTCCGCCTTCCCCGACGATCAACCGTCCGTCCCGCGGCACCAGCCGCAGTTCACCCACCGCGCGGAGATTTCGCGTGCCAACCGAAAGCAGGTTTCATGA
- a CDS encoding polysaccharide pyruvyl transferase family protein has translation MQSLRLFHFDIPTWGNFGDKVLFPVVRDAFRVLGGADSARGEPNFTFASAAALRREVDEAAVARINATADAVVIGGGGLFLQDTNPNRLSGWQWKISPEALRSLEIPLIVYALGDNRFPGQPEFDDLMRAHVRQVLDQSAFFGLRNTGSMSTMGALLGESDRIVFQPCPTTILDHLYAPLAARRPDPSEKTVAIQMLVHPRQIAAGYDAETIHEATVRAARILVGKGWRVLSTPFHPDDAEVSRRLVAEVAGVEEVRLYGHDVGFFSGIDVFASVPYVLGGRGHAQMIPFGVGSIPISVDLHAKLGYFAENIGHPEFVVPVGPEGMRSGATSGGGATSGSGAEVGSGVATGTGTTPGTGTEAGSNSEAADALAARMVAALEHAYAGGADLQADLADTRARFAGVTEDNLAGIRDSLQPRTRTTPSPGWGGGGAGPCIEDTDSRTAGVSPQPNGPRLRMAEDIRAEEFHVAAIAESEEVAAQQARALARVDRDLDQARREHARSLEDARTRAQEKLRALEGERDEAFTEVEHQHGRIAELDKQIAALSEEATRSAQALDDVEQRTAGDEARVLAAKVRHGIRWRLRRLKRRG, from the coding sequence GCGGCTCTGCGGCGCGAAGTCGATGAGGCGGCGGTGGCCCGAATCAATGCCACCGCTGATGCCGTCGTCATCGGCGGTGGCGGACTGTTCCTGCAGGATACGAACCCGAACCGGCTGTCCGGGTGGCAGTGGAAGATCTCACCCGAGGCTCTTCGCAGCCTCGAGATTCCCCTCATCGTCTATGCGCTCGGGGACAACCGGTTTCCCGGGCAGCCGGAGTTCGACGACCTCATGCGCGCGCACGTGAGGCAGGTGCTCGACCAGTCGGCCTTCTTCGGATTGCGCAACACCGGGAGCATGTCGACGATGGGCGCGCTGTTGGGGGAGTCGGACCGCATCGTCTTCCAGCCGTGTCCGACGACGATCCTCGATCACCTGTACGCGCCGTTGGCCGCCCGGCGACCGGATCCGAGTGAGAAGACCGTGGCCATCCAGATGCTCGTCCATCCGCGGCAGATCGCGGCTGGGTACGATGCCGAGACCATCCACGAGGCGACCGTCCGTGCCGCTCGGATCCTCGTCGGCAAGGGGTGGAGAGTGCTGAGCACGCCGTTCCATCCCGATGATGCGGAGGTCTCCCGTCGGCTTGTCGCCGAGGTGGCCGGAGTCGAAGAGGTGCGACTGTACGGCCATGATGTCGGGTTCTTCTCCGGCATCGACGTCTTCGCGTCCGTGCCGTATGTGCTCGGCGGGCGCGGGCATGCGCAGATGATTCCGTTCGGTGTCGGTTCGATTCCGATCTCCGTCGATCTGCATGCGAAGCTCGGCTATTTCGCTGAGAATATCGGGCATCCGGAGTTCGTGGTGCCGGTCGGGCCGGAGGGGATGCGCAGCGGGGCGACGTCGGGCGGCGGGGCGACGTCGGGCTCCGGCGCCGAGGTTGGAAGCGGCGTGGCGACGGGCACCGGTACGACCCCGGGCACCGGCACCGAGGCGGGCAGCAACTCCGAGGCAGCCGATGCGCTGGCTGCCCGGATGGTCGCCGCGCTTGAGCATGCGTATGCCGGTGGCGCCGATCTGCAGGCCGATCTGGCCGACACCCGTGCACGATTCGCCGGAGTCACCGAGGACAACCTTGCCGGCATCCGTGACTCTCTGCAGCCGCGCACCCGGACGACGCCGTCGCCGGGCTGGGGCGGGGGCGGTGCCGGTCCGTGCATAGAAGACACGGATTCGCGCACCGCCGGCGTATCCCCGCAGCCAAACGGTCCGCGTCTGCGCATGGCCGAAGACATCCGCGCTGAGGAATTCCATGTCGCCGCCATCGCCGAATCCGAGGAGGTCGCGGCCCAACAGGCCCGCGCGCTGGCCCGGGTCGACCGGGATCTCGATCAGGCGCGACGCGAACACGCACGCTCCCTGGAAGACGCCCGCACCCGAGCGCAGGAGAAGCTGCGCGCCCTCGAAGGCGAACGCGACGAAGCGTTCACAGAGGTCGAACATCAGCACGGCCGCATCGCCGAGCTCGACAAGCAGATCGCGGCGCTGAGCGAGGAAGCGACACGGAGCGCTCAAGCACTCGACGACGTGGAGCAGCGCACCGCAGGTGACGAGGCACGTGTGCTCGCGGCCAAGGTGCGTCACGGAATCCGGTGGAGACTCCGCCGACTGAAACGTCGCGGCTGA